The Juglans regia cultivar Chandler chromosome 2, Walnut 2.0, whole genome shotgun sequence genome includes a window with the following:
- the LOC109012575 gene encoding protein SEEDLING PLASTID DEVELOPMENT 1: MLYSPLFRHHQLPRTTPLLYQPQSPLPIIQSKTSSSYHFPPRPFLPAFITKNPHGRPNSSLDSSSLNSSARPLTDGDDFDVELGRLLALLPEQMRRRVSEHPELHQLIEVVMDLGRKPLARFPSGDFVLSDSPISAEDLEHATSQVGDFVVDNRAGISRTLHRISAIRNRKGAIIGLTCRVGRAISGSANLLRDLVQDGASLLLIGPPGVGKTTIIREIARMLANDYKKRVMIVDTSNEIGGDGDIPHAGIGNARRMQVPNSEVQHKVLIEAVENHMPQVIVIDEIGTKLEAMAASTIAQRGIQLVATAHGVTIENLIMNPALEMLVGGIQSVTLGDEEASRRGVQKTVLERKGPSTFSCGVEIISKTELRVYRSLESTVDAILSGRFPNVEVRKMSSQEMKETIERELLISTSSDEENEIVVEVTPGITNERIGRDTFTSEVPAKIGEECWEERVPLHLFVYGILEASVIQVIKQLKINDAAILLTDNISEADAILAMQSKLKKNSRIQAAAKSHCIPIHVTKTSSLDQITKAIRALMSDIKDGLKDSEPADEMKSSEKLDALEEARIAIEQVVIPKGEPVELLPRPSNIMSLQMELIRKYQLEAERIGTESDRRLRILPFHTGKTSDTDGTRGGFDDFVSADGNMNGSFYSVDRLPLLPD, translated from the exons ATGCTGTATTCTCCTCTGTTTCGCCACCACCAACTTCCCCGAACCACTCCACTTTTATATCAACCCCAATCCCCACTTCCGATAATCCAATCCAAAACCTCCTCTTCCTACCACTTCCCACCCCGCCCTTTTCTTCCTGCGTTTATCACAAAAAATCCACATGGGCGTCCAAATTCGTCCCTGGATTCTTCGAGTTTGAACTCTTCAGCTCGCCCTTTGACAGACGGAGATGATTTCGATGTTGAATTGGGCCGCCTTTTGGCATTATTGCCGGAACAAATGCGGCGGAGGGTTAGCGAGCACCCGGAGCTTCATCAGTTGATTGAAGTGGTTATGGATTTAGGTCGGAAGCCTCTGGCTCGGTTTCCTTCTGGAGACTTTGTTTTATCGGATTCCCCGATCTCGGCTGAAGATCTTGAACATGCTACGTCTCAG GTTGGTGACTTTGTGGTTGACAATCGAGCAGGCATTAGCAGGACATTACACCGCATAAGTGCCATAAGGAATAGAAAAGGTGCAATTATTGGTTTAACTTGTCGAGTTGGTCGGGCAATATCTGGTAGTGCTAATTTGCTGCGAGATTTGGTGCAAGATGGGGCTTCCTTGTTGCTCATAGGACCTCCAGGTGTGGGAAAAACTACAATTATTCG GGAAATAGCCAGAATGCTTGCAAATGATTACAAGAAACGTGTTATGATTGTTGACACCTCCAATGAGATAGGTGGGGATGGTGATATACCCCATGCAGGAATAGGGAATGCACGTCGGATGCAAGTCCCCAACTCTGAAGTGCAGCATAAG GTACTGATAGAAGCAGTTGAAAATCATATGCCACAAGTGATTGTGATCGATGAAATTGGAACAAAACTTGAAGCTATGGCTGCAAGCACTATAGCGCAACGTGGAATTCAGCTAGTTGCCACTGCTCATGGTGTAACAATTGAGAACTTGATAATGAATCCAGCATTAGAGATGCTTGTTGGAGGAATACAG AGTGTGACATTAGGGGATGAAGAGGCCAGTCGAAGAGGTGTCCAGAAAACAGTTTTGGAAAGGAAAGGACCTTCAACATTTAGTTGTGGGGTGGAGATAATTTCAAAGACCGAGTTGCGAGTTTATCGTAGCCTAGAGTCAACAGTGGATGCCATTCTCTCCG GTCGTTTTCCAAATGTTGAAGTTCGCAAGATGAGTTCTCAGGAAATGAAAGAAACTATAGAAAGGGAACTTCTTATTAGCACTTCCTCTGATGAGGAAAATGAGATTGTGGTTGAAGTGACTCCAGGGATAACCAATGAAAGAATTGGCCGTGATACTTTCACTTCTGAGGTCCCTGCAAAGATAGGAGAGGAGTGTTGGGAAGAAAGGGTTCCCCTTCACCTATTTGTTTATGGG ATCCTCGAGGCAAGCGTGATTCAAGTGATAAAACAGTTGAAAATAAATGATGCTGCCATTCTGTTAACTGATAATATCAGTGAGGCAGATGCAATACTTGCCATGCAATCGAAGCTCAAGAAGAATTCCAGGATTCAAGCTGCTGCTAAATCTCATTGCATACCCATTCATGTGACTAAG ACAAGCTCGTTGGATCAAATTACAAAGGCAATAAGGGCATTAATGAGTGATATTAAAGATGGTCTGAAGGATTCTGAACCAGCAGACGAGATGAAATCATCTGAGAAGCTTGATGCCTTAGAG GAGGCAAGGATAGCCATTGAGCAGGTAGTCATTCCTAAAGGGGAACCTGTGGAGCTACTCCCAAGGCCATCCAATATTATGTCTCTGCAGATGGAACTTATTCGAAAGTACCAACTGGAAGCAGAGAGAATTGGAACAGAATCAGATAGACGCCTCCGCATCCTTCCCTTCCATACGGGAAAAACCAGTGATACAGATGGTACTCGTGGAGGATTTGATGACTTTGTCAGTGCTGATGGCAACATGAATGGTTCATTCTACAGCGTGGACAGATTACCTTTATTGCCTGATTAA
- the LOC118347707 gene encoding uncharacterized mitochondrial protein AtMg00310-like: MNGLFSRFWWRKQHMEGGIQWKKWESLGLQKGKGGLGFRDLESFNLALLAKQGWRLIKYPDSLAAVVFKEKYFGHSSFLEARLGRQPSFLWRSIWSARDLLLEGLRWRVGDGSKIQIWGSKWMPTPTSFSVQSPVSMLREDAKVEELIDK, translated from the coding sequence ATGAATGGATTATTTTCAAGATTCTGGTGGAGGAAGCAGCACATGGAGGGGGGTATCCAATGGAAGAAATGGGAATCTTTGGGGTTGCAAAAAGGGAAGGGAGGCTTGGGATTCAGGGATTTGGAAAGTTTTAACTTAGCTCTCTTAGCAAAGCAAGGGTGGAGGCTAATCAAATATCCTGATTCTCTAGCAGCAGTGGTTTTTAAGGAAAAGTATTTCGGGCATTCAAGTTTTTTGGAGGCAAGGCTTGGCAGACAACCCTCTTTTCTGTGGAGAAGCATCTGGTCAGCAAGAGATTTGCTTCTTGAGGGATTGAGATGGAGAGTGGGGGATGGTAGTAAGATTCAAATATGGGGCTCTAAATGGATGCCAACACCTACATCCTTTTCAGTCCAGTCACCAGTGTCTATGCTAAGGGAAGATGCAAAGGTGGAAGAGTTGATTGACAAATAG